In Bradysia coprophila strain Holo2 unplaced genomic scaffold, BU_Bcop_v1 contig_358, whole genome shotgun sequence, one DNA window encodes the following:
- the LOC119081544 gene encoding uncharacterized protein LOC119081544, with protein MDITYIFVIVIMLYFCVVFPLQLRRYVRIRRERLNSQRPTTRNHITYRRNVIQQNNNHISSEEQSDHRFLFNVSNTSPGTESQRDDAAARYLEAEHRQQIIDIQREIEQQAIRRREERNASNNANSDDPAAVYSQQIIDLQREIEQQAILRREEQRSDAYTPHMPPRLINSSTIRTSIFTITPNSTMGTSNSNVNYPHAPPLTPDGGRETYIHFANRSNSKDDELPSYDQAVAFKSTTESVTISRY; from the exons atggatATCacctatatttttgtgattgtGATAATGCTTTACTTTTGCGTTGTCTTTCCg TTGCAATTGAGACGTTACGTTCGTATAAGACGCGAAAGATTAAATTCACAAAGACCAACGACCAGAAACCACATAACCTACAGGCGTAATGTgattcaacaaaacaataatcatATATCATCGGAAGAGCAGTCAGATCACCGCTTTTTATTCAATGTATCGAATACTTCACCCGGGACAGAATCTCAGAGGGACGATGCAGCTGCCA GATATTTAGAAGCTGAACATCGTCAGCAAATAATTGATATTCAAAGGGAAATTGAGCAACAAGCGATTCGAAGACGAGAGGAACGCAATGCTTCTAATAATGCTAACAGTG aCGATCCAGCAGCCGTCTATAGTCAACAGATTATTGATTTACAGAGAGAAATCGAGCAACAAGCCATTCTCCGACGAGAAGAACAAAGATCAGACGCATATACTCCTCACATGCCTCCCAGATTGATCAACAGTTCTACAATTC GTACTTCCATTTTTACAATCACACCCAACAGCACGATGGGAACTTCCAATTCTAATGTAAATTATCCTCACGCTCCACCATTAACCCCAGACGGAGGTAGAGAAACGTACATTCATTTTGCGAATCGATCAAACTCTAAAG acGACGAATTGCCAAGCTACGACCAAGCTGTTGCCTTTAAATCCACTACGGAATCTGTGACTATTAGTCGATACTAG
- the LOC119081546 gene encoding uncharacterized protein LOC119081546 isoform X1 yields MGLDMELDDWDAQEVMYIAFGIFGGLIVFFSICCACCNRRRQQRKSAISVHSQVHATHATHIDQCIEPQPTSVEVDDAPVVVTTATQQVPFTPGSQMHQTNIYPNQIPYPMGQQGYGMPMPASNQQSYPMPQAGYQPYPAGGAPYPPGPHENMNPPSYDQVVGTTTTTTENYAKQAPYNPSYPG; encoded by the exons ATGGGTTTAGATATGGAATTAGACGACTGGGATGCACAGGAAGTTATGTACATCGCGTTCGGAATTTTCGGTGGATtgattgtgtttttttcaatttgttgtgCTTGTTGCAATCGTCGTCGTCAGCAAAGAAAATCGGCTATTTCGGTACATTCTCAAGTACATGCTACTCACGCCACGCATATTGATCAATGCATTGAACCTCAGCCAACAAGTGTTGAAGTTGACGATG CGCCAGTCGTAGTGACAACTGCTACACAACAAGTGCCATTCACACCAGGATCGCAGATGCATCAAACGAATATATATCCGAATCAAATACCTTATCCGATGGGACAACAAGGATATGGAATGCCTATGCCTGCGTCAAATCAACAGAG TTATCCAATGCCACAAGCAGGATATCAACCGTACCCCGCTGGTGGAGCACCATATCCACCCG GTCCGCATGAAAACATGAATCCACCATCATACGACCAAGTGGTTGGAACCACAACAACGACAACCGAAAATTATGCCAAACAAGCGCCATACAACCCGAGCTATCCAGGATAA
- the LOC119081546 gene encoding uncharacterized protein LOC119081546 isoform X3, whose amino-acid sequence MESFMYVYLIFVVIVLPLTIAVAGYFLLKRKSTKFFVRRCQRVERCAPVVVTTATQQVPFTPGSQMHQTNIYPNQIPYPMGQQGYGMPMPASNQQSYPMPQAGYQPYPAGGAPYPPGPHENMNPPSYDQVVGTTTTTTENYAKQAPYNPSYPG is encoded by the exons ATGGAGTCATTTATGTACGTCTatctaatttttgttgtaattgTCCTTCCATTGACAATAGCAGTGGCTGGATATTTCTTGTTGAAAAGAAAGAGCACAAAGTTTTTCGTACGACGGTGTCAACGAGTAGAAAGATGTg CGCCAGTCGTAGTGACAACTGCTACACAACAAGTGCCATTCACACCAGGATCGCAGATGCATCAAACGAATATATATCCGAATCAAATACCTTATCCGATGGGACAACAAGGATATGGAATGCCTATGCCTGCGTCAAATCAACAGAG TTATCCAATGCCACAAGCAGGATATCAACCGTACCCCGCTGGTGGAGCACCATATCCACCCG GTCCGCATGAAAACATGAATCCACCATCATACGACCAAGTGGTTGGAACCACAACAACGACAACCGAAAATTATGCCAAACAAGCGCCATACAACCCGAGCTATCCAGGATAA
- the LOC119081546 gene encoding uncharacterized protein LOC119081546 isoform X5, giving the protein MEWLYFVSFGAVFLIVFGTSLIVFSIIRRRRRQPALFSAPVVVTTATQQVPFTPGSQMHQTNIYPNQIPYPMGQQGYGMPMPASNQQSYPMPQAGYQPYPAGGAPYPPGPHENMNPPSYDQVVGTTTTTTENYAKQAPYNPSYPG; this is encoded by the exons ATGGAATGGTTATACTTTGTGTCGTTCGGTGCTGTCTTTTTGATTGTGTTTGGAACTAGTTTAATTGTATTCTCCATAATTAGACGTCGTCGCAGACAACCAGCTTTATTTTCGG CGCCAGTCGTAGTGACAACTGCTACACAACAAGTGCCATTCACACCAGGATCGCAGATGCATCAAACGAATATATATCCGAATCAAATACCTTATCCGATGGGACAACAAGGATATGGAATGCCTATGCCTGCGTCAAATCAACAGAG TTATCCAATGCCACAAGCAGGATATCAACCGTACCCCGCTGGTGGAGCACCATATCCACCCG GTCCGCATGAAAACATGAATCCACCATCATACGACCAAGTGGTTGGAACCACAACAACGACAACCGAAAATTATGCCAAACAAGCGCCATACAACCCGAGCTATCCAGGATAA
- the LOC119081546 gene encoding protein shisa-5 isoform X2 encodes MEPFNDTSENDEEFNNAGFAMWLFVKIILFCTPFAIWYFCFRRCRRTPVVVTTATQQVPFTPGSQMHQTNIYPNQIPYPMGQQGYGMPMPASNQQSYPMPQAGYQPYPAGGAPYPPGPHENMNPPSYDQVVGTTTTTTENYAKQAPYNPSYPG; translated from the exons ATGGAGCCATTTAACGACACTTCGGAAAATGATGAAGAATTTAACAATGCGGGTTTCGCGATGTGGCTTTTcgttaaaatcattttattttgtacaccGTTTGCGATTTGGTACTTCTGTTTCCGGCGGTGTCGACGGA CGCCAGTCGTAGTGACAACTGCTACACAACAAGTGCCATTCACACCAGGATCGCAGATGCATCAAACGAATATATATCCGAATCAAATACCTTATCCGATGGGACAACAAGGATATGGAATGCCTATGCCTGCGTCAAATCAACAGAG TTATCCAATGCCACAAGCAGGATATCAACCGTACCCCGCTGGTGGAGCACCATATCCACCCG GTCCGCATGAAAACATGAATCCACCATCATACGACCAAGTGGTTGGAACCACAACAACGACAACCGAAAATTATGCCAAACAAGCGCCATACAACCCGAGCTATCCAGGATAA
- the LOC119081546 gene encoding protein shisa-5 isoform X7, whose product MDAFWIIVFIIILIIFLSCCKGKRGRAMFTTPVVVTTATQQVPFTPGSQMHQTNIYPNQIPYPMGQQGYGMPMPASNQQSYPMPQAGYQPYPAGGAPYPPGPHENMNPPSYDQVVGTTTTTTENYAKQAPYNPSYPG is encoded by the exons ATGGACGCATTTTGGATTATAGTGTTTATCATAATtttgataatatttttgaGTTGCTGTAAAGGAAAAAGAGGAAGAGCTATGTTTACAA CGCCAGTCGTAGTGACAACTGCTACACAACAAGTGCCATTCACACCAGGATCGCAGATGCATCAAACGAATATATATCCGAATCAAATACCTTATCCGATGGGACAACAAGGATATGGAATGCCTATGCCTGCGTCAAATCAACAGAG TTATCCAATGCCACAAGCAGGATATCAACCGTACCCCGCTGGTGGAGCACCATATCCACCCG GTCCGCATGAAAACATGAATCCACCATCATACGACCAAGTGGTTGGAACCACAACAACGACAACCGAAAATTATGCCAAACAAGCGCCATACAACCCGAGCTATCCAGGATAA
- the LOC119081546 gene encoding protein shisa-5 isoform X6 — translation MEFLVIVAFCIAVLIICCLCCAGKNRKNPMFTAPVVVTTATQQVPFTPGSQMHQTNIYPNQIPYPMGQQGYGMPMPASNQQSYPMPQAGYQPYPAGGAPYPPGPHENMNPPSYDQVVGTTTTTTENYAKQAPYNPSYPG, via the exons atggaatttttagtTATCGTCGCATTTTGTATTGcagttttaataatttgttgTTTATGTTGTGCCGGAAAGAATCGAAAGAATCCCATGTTCACTG CGCCAGTCGTAGTGACAACTGCTACACAACAAGTGCCATTCACACCAGGATCGCAGATGCATCAAACGAATATATATCCGAATCAAATACCTTATCCGATGGGACAACAAGGATATGGAATGCCTATGCCTGCGTCAAATCAACAGAG TTATCCAATGCCACAAGCAGGATATCAACCGTACCCCGCTGGTGGAGCACCATATCCACCCG GTCCGCATGAAAACATGAATCCACCATCATACGACCAAGTGGTTGGAACCACAACAACGACAACCGAAAATTATGCCAAACAAGCGCCATACAACCCGAGCTATCCAGGATAA
- the LOC119081546 gene encoding protein shisa-5 isoform X4: MKSRSSHIIFATIIVVLILLLPFFLCCCFFHHRRNRSGRVIQTAPVVVTTATQQVPFTPGSQMHQTNIYPNQIPYPMGQQGYGMPMPASNQQSYPMPQAGYQPYPAGGAPYPPGPHENMNPPSYDQVVGTTTTTTENYAKQAPYNPSYPG; this comes from the exons ATGAAATCCCGTTCGTCTCATATAATTTTCGCGACAATAATCGTTGTGCTTATCTTGCTGTTACCATTTTTCTTATGCTGTTGCTTTTTTCACCATAGAAGGAATCGTAGTGGTCGAGTCATTCAGACAG CGCCAGTCGTAGTGACAACTGCTACACAACAAGTGCCATTCACACCAGGATCGCAGATGCATCAAACGAATATATATCCGAATCAAATACCTTATCCGATGGGACAACAAGGATATGGAATGCCTATGCCTGCGTCAAATCAACAGAG TTATCCAATGCCACAAGCAGGATATCAACCGTACCCCGCTGGTGGAGCACCATATCCACCCG GTCCGCATGAAAACATGAATCCACCATCATACGACCAAGTGGTTGGAACCACAACAACGACAACCGAAAATTATGCCAAACAAGCGCCATACAACCCGAGCTATCCAGGATAA
- the LOC119081545 gene encoding uncharacterized protein LOC119081545, whose protein sequence is MRAGGASKKKKTGNQKNSPTSKLKIKHNKFTNESKERRKKRLQQWKMLQANKANGSTSSPQSTFHRNIRNHSTPVIGNGGNTSSRLSNSNKKKEKKRKLVDDIIDLTPKKYRTSSNDSDIEIIEPEPPTIIDLATDDTYNCNALTTVNATADTVVAASDCQDRENKSSDTAVNVIIDSADSIDLAETSNEVKKVIEIDQPDPESVPLYVVCKDASVNDSIKPPLYDLVSDDSFCFDSPYATPVSSQDFSFSRFATTLAPQNISQNKTLTNSVDDSVVFVSETMQTPKRVPPVWDYVPIMNRGRPIQTSNRVGRADDYIPINNGRGSKKRKKSRSPRENSQKRRSPKETETSSNNQIPATQTSTTATNPKPISGIKRMVLIDGSNVAFGHSRNKGFSVEGINICLNYFLERGYEAKAIVPQMRLKNRKSSNTDLLAKLESEGKVVFSPCKNLPNGHNVTSYDDRFIMDFAVDFDAAVISNDNYRDLSKENEKYRHVISTRVIGFTFLNDIIRFPQDPYGKFGPSLTEILDGKEK, encoded by the exons ATGCGTGCTGGAGGGGCTtctaagaaaaagaaaactgggaatcaaaaaaattcaccaacaTCGAAACTGAAAATCAAACACAATAAATTCACGAACGAATCAAAGGAAAGACGTAAGAAAAGACTTCAACAGTGGAAA ATGCTGCAGGCTAATAAAGCTAATGGTAGCACATCGTCTCCACAGAGTACATTTCATCGAAACATTCGGAATCATTCTACACCAGTGATTGGGAATGGTGGTAATACATCTAGCCGTTTGagtaattcaaacaaaaagaaagaaaagaagagaaaattgGTCGATGACATCATTGATTTAACACCGAAAAAGTACAGAACATCATCGAATGACAGtgacattgaaattattgagcCTGAGCCACCTACCATTATCGATCTCGCAACAGATGACACATATAACTGTAATGCATTGACCACAGTTAATGCAACTGCAGACACTGTCGTAGCAGCTTCGGATTGCCAAGATAGGGAAAATAAGAGTTCAGATACTGCTGTTAACGTGATAATTGATTCTGCGGACTCTATTGACTTAGCAGAAACTTCGAACGAAGTGAAAAAAGTGATCGAAATCGATCAGCCCGACCCTGAATCGGTACCATTGTATGTTGTATGTAAGGATGCAAGCGTTAACGATTCGATAAAACCACCGTTGTACGATCTCGTGTCGGATGACTCGTTTTGTTTCGATTCACCGTACGCTACACCAGTGTCATCACAAGATTTCTCATTCTCACGATTTGCTACAACACTGGCTCCGCAAAACATCTCACAGAATAAAACTTTGACGAATAGTGTTGATGATTCTGTGGTGTTTGTGAGTGAAACAATGCAAACTCCGAAAAGAGTACCACCAGTCTGGGATTATGTTCCAATAATGAATAGAGGACGTCCAATACAAACTTCCAATAGAGTTGGACGAGCTGATGACTATATTCCCATCAATAATGGAAGAGGTTCGAAGAAGCGAAAGAAAAGCCGATCACcgcgagaaaattcgcaaaaacgACG GTCTCCGAAAGAAACAGAAACGAGCTCAAATAACCAAATCCCTGCGACACAAACCAGTACGACTGCAACGAATCCAAAACCTATATCGGGAATAAAGAGAATGGTGCTGATTGATGGAAGCAATGTTGCATTTgg CCATTCGCGAAATAAAGGCTTCTCAGTGGAGGGAATCAACATTTGCCTTAACTATTTTTTGGAGCGAGGATACGAGGCAAAGGCAATTGTGCCGCAAATGAgattgaaaaacagaaaatcatCTAATACCGATCTGCTGGCAAAACTGGAAAGTGAAGGGAAAGTGGTGTTTTCGCCATGCAAGAATTTACCGAACGGACATAATGTCACAAGTTACGACGATAGATTTATTATGGATTTTGCTGTGGATTTTGATGCAGCGGTAATATCGAATGACAATTATCGTGATTTGTCGAAAGAGAATGAAA AGTATCGACACGTAATTAGCACGCGTGTGATTGGATTCACGTTTTTGAATGATATCATCCGGTTTCCACAAGATCCGTACGGGAAATTTGGCCCATCGCTAACTGAAATACTGGATGGAAAAGAGAAATAG
- the LOC119081548 gene encoding uncharacterized protein LOC119081548 isoform X1 codes for MDSFLISSLIIMLGLMLGIIISCRWYITKMAIFSEWFAMQQSRSGMLDSIRNDRSVRNSERNAEHNQNQIYCIDRDQLPRLDYNEVMNQSKEMDLPTYEEAVKQYQKQPPQITVV; via the exons ATGGACTCGTTTTTAATTTCCTCTTTGATAATTATGCTTGGGTTGATGCTAGGAATAATT ATATCATGCCGCTGGTACATTACAAAAATGGCAATCTTTTCCGAATGGTTTGCAATGCAACAAAGTAGAAGTGGTATGTTAGATTCTATTAGGAATGACAGAA GCGTACGGAATTCTGAACGAAACGCAGAGcataatcaaaatcaaatttattgcaTAGATAGAGATCAGTTGCCGCGCTTAGACTACAATGAAGTTATGAATCAATCCAAAGAAA TGGACCTGCCTACTTATGAAGAAGCTGTGAAACAATATCAGAAGCAACCGCCCCAAATCACAGTtgtataa
- the LOC119081548 gene encoding uncharacterized protein LOC119081548 isoform X2: MDSFLISSLIIMLGLMLGIIISCRWYITKMAIFSEWFAMQQSRSGVRNSERNAEHNQNQIYCIDRDQLPRLDYNEVMNQSKEMDLPTYEEAVKQYQKQPPQITVV; this comes from the exons ATGGACTCGTTTTTAATTTCCTCTTTGATAATTATGCTTGGGTTGATGCTAGGAATAATT ATATCATGCCGCTGGTACATTACAAAAATGGCAATCTTTTCCGAATGGTTTGCAATGCAACAAAGTAGAAGTG GCGTACGGAATTCTGAACGAAACGCAGAGcataatcaaaatcaaatttattgcaTAGATAGAGATCAGTTGCCGCGCTTAGACTACAATGAAGTTATGAATCAATCCAAAGAAA TGGACCTGCCTACTTATGAAGAAGCTGTGAAACAATATCAGAAGCAACCGCCCCAAATCACAGTtgtataa
- the LOC119081549 gene encoding regulator of telomere elongation helicase 1 homolog, which translates to MPDIVINDVTINFPYENPYNVQRLYMDKIVECLKESKNGVLESPTGTGKTLSLLCASLAWLKQIKDQAEILQTSTNSEPRNGLEVSNEPRDELPIGVTSAPIIPKIIYASRTHTQLTQVINELKGTSYNYMKVGVFASRDQLCIHPELASETNAIKTEKCKTKIKKKQDTNSQYDPETNSQGCDCSYYERYESLRKDETFRAERFYDKILDVEDLRTSGLDHRFCPYFMSKTLIDEADIIFMPYNYLLDPMIRNFIGVELTDAVIILDEAHNVPQVCEDSASIEFKSTHISDAVEEVKKIAEFATDNLTNRELRPSNFNLSELNDLEQILLRFGRAIDEIPFSRNDNAIESAEFDGDYIFTVMENADIAYHTSRNILMLIQSALEYVADCIELLRSKEVRSENRSKVILNAQSPGLRKFKNILWTTFPACGDDFRADVKTHYRVYATWDRSPVVHSNGRTKVFNYWCFSPKFGLQYLLKKNVRSIIFTSGTMSPLQPFITSLGIPIEVQLQNGHIIDPSQVLVEIVSHGPDRIELLSTYLNRSKRNYLNSLGCTILKFCGIIPNGLLIFFPTYEILKMCKTSWQNMGIWSQIELIKPIFVEPKFKDEFTHTMQNYYKQINNETANGAIFMAVCRGKVSEGLDFADINGRAVIITGLPLAPCYDAKVVLKRNYMEKNYMATGESLSGEQWYQMEASRAVNQAIGRVIRHRHDYGAILLCDSRFDKTVQKRRLSQWLQRYVRSDSSRRSFDAITNSISQFFRNQRSDPLPVEVTTQTGTQSDILEARAFDTSPLQNNRMPSETNGNSQVINLRGTFPEPESPITSFTRQIASLPISSPLSENTPVTLRPTTADSNGTPTKRKCTVNLSQWFNEQP; encoded by the exons ATGCCGGACATAGTAATCAATGATGTTACGATTAATTTTCCATATGAGAATCCGTACAATGTCCAGCGACTTTATATGgacaaaattgttgaatgtcTTAAAGAAAGTAAAAATGGTGTACTGGAATCTCCAACGG GAACCGGAAAGACCCTCAGTCTGTTGTGTGCCTCATTAGCATGGCTAAAGCAAATAAAAGACCAAGCGGAAATACTTCAG ACTTCGACAAATTCTGAACCTCGGAATGGACTAGAGGTCTCGAATGAGCCTCGAGATGAACTACCAATTGGTGTTACCTCAGCACCAATAataccaaaaattatttacgcCTCACGAACCCACACTCAATTAACTCAAGTCATAAATGAGTTAAAAGGAACGAGCTACAATTACATGAAAGTGGGAGTGTTCGCTTCACGAGACCAGCTGTGCATTCATCCAGAATTGGCATCTGAAACTAATGCAATCAAGACTGAAAAGTGCAAAACAAAGATAAAGAAGAAGCAAGATACAAACTCGCAGTATGATCCCGAAACAAATAGTCAGGGATGTGATTGTTCGTATTACGAACGGTATGAATCTCTACGAAAGGATGAAACATTTCGTGCGGAACGTTTCTATGATAAAATACTTGATGTTGAGGACCTTCGAACTTCCGGTCTGGATCATCGTTTCTGTCCGTACTTTATGTCGAAAACGTTGATAGATGAAGCGGATATAATTTTCATGCCGTACAATTACCTATTGGATCCGATGATCCGAAACTTTATTGGAGTGGAATTAACCGATGCTGTGATAATTCTAGACGAAGCGCATAATGTTCCACAGGTATGCGAAGATTCTGCTTCCATTGAATTCAAATCTACGCATATTTCCGACGCTGTTGAAGAGGTTAAAAAG ATTGCTGAATTTGCCACCGATAACCTGACCAATCGGGAGTTGAGACCTTCAAATTTCAATCTGTCCGAACTCAACGACTTGGAACAGATTTTACTTCGTTTCGGTAGAGCGATCGATGAGATTCCGTTTTCCCGAAACGACAATGCGATAGAATCTGCGGAATTTGATGGTGACTACATATTCACTGTAATGGAGAACGCCGAT ATTGCCTACCACACTTCGAGGAACATTCTAATGCTGATTCAGAGTGCATTGGAATACGTTGCTGATTGCATTGAGCTTCTTCGTTCAAAGGAAGTTCGGAGCGAAAATCGTTCAAAAGTTATTCTTAACGCTCAGAGTCCCGGTTTGCGAAAGTTTAAAAACATTCTCTGGACGACATTTCCCGCTTGCGGGGACGATTTTCGCGCAGACGTCAAAACACATTATCGAGTGTATGCTACTTGGGATCGATCACCCGTAGTGCATTCGAATGGGCGAACCAAAGTCTTTAACTATTGGTGCTTCAGTCCAAAGTTTGG CCTGCAATATTTACTTAAAAAGAATGTTCGAAGCATTATTTTTACCAGCGGAACGATGTCTCCGTTACAACCGTTTATAACGTCGTTGGGCATACCAATTGAAGTACAACTTCAAAATGGTCACATCATTGATCCGAGCCAAGTTCTTGTCGAGATCGTTTCGCACGGTCCAGACAGAATAGAACTCTTATCGACTTACTTGAATAG gtCAAAAAGAAACTATTTAAACTCGCTGGGATGTACAATCttgaaattttgtggaatcatACCGAACGGACTGCTCATTTTTTTCCCGACGTATGAAATCCTAAAAATGTGCAAAACAAGTTGGCAGAACATGGGCATCTGGAGTCAGATTGAACTGATCAAGCCGATTTTTGTCGAGCCCAAATTTAAAGACGAATTCACGCATACGATGCAGAATTACTACAAACAAATCAACAACGAAACAGCGAATGGGGCAATTTTTATGGCTGTATGTCGGGGCAAAGTATCCGAAGGCCTAGATTTTGCTGACATAAACGGTAGAGCTGTTATTATAACCGGTCTACCACTTGCGCCGTGTTACGATGCCAAAGTAGTACTGAAGAGAAATTACATGGAGAAAAACTACATGGCAACAGGTGAGTCTCTAAGTGGCGAGCAATGGTATCAAATGGAAGCGTCAAGAGCTGTCAACCAAGCTATTGGACGAGTGATTAGACACAGACATGACTACGGAGCAATATTGTTATGTGATTCTCGGTTCGACAAAACCGTTCAAAAGAGGCGACTGTCTCAATGGTTGCAGCGATACGTTCGTAGTGATAGTTCGAGACGATCTTTCGATGCCATAACCAATTCAATATCACAATTTTTCCGAAACCAACGATCG GATCCGTTACCAGTTGAAGTTACTACCCAGACCGGGACCCAGTCAGATATCCTGGAAGCGAGGGCTTTCGACACTTCACCTTTGCAGAACAACAGAATGCCTTCAGAGACAAATGGCAACAGTCAAGTGATTAATCTACGAGGGACCTTTCCTGAACCTGAAAGTCCTATAACATCGTTTACCCGACAGATTGCTTCTCTTCCAATATCGTCACCGTTGTCTGAAAATACTCCAGTTACGTTGCGTCCGACTACAGCTGATTCAAATGGGACACCAACCAAACGAAAATGCACAGTTAATTTGAGCCAATGGTTCAATGAACAGCCTTAA
- the LOC119081551 gene encoding ER membrane protein complex subunit 7 homolog: protein MLYGAYLSILLTSLVSFAIADLDVDDLTEESGRFTIEGKVYSPEIYSSNVNWQKDTAISINNGEYNGYLKEDGTFFISNVPSGSYVVEIINPDYMYESVRVEINPKGKFRARKLNYVQPSQVIQVPYPLKLKAVTRFKYFQTREQWKITDFLFSPMVLMMILPLLLMLILPRMMSDPETKKEMENLNINKMTSEMPEISEMITSWFSGGAPKKDDKAKTVSKTNKKRN from the exons ATGCTTTACGGAGCATATTTGAGTATACTCTTAACATCGCTTGTTAGTTTTGCGATCGCTGATCTAGATGTGGACGATTTAACAGAAGAGTCCGGACGATTTACAATCGAGGGAAAAGTTTATTCTCCCGAAATTTACTCATCCAATGTAAATTGGCAAAAAGATACTGCCATCAGCATCAACAATGGTGAATACAATGGCTATTTGAAAGAGGATGGTACATTTTTCATCAGCAATGTGCCGTCGGGCAGCTACGTGGTGGAAATTATCAATCCGGATTACATGTATGAGTCA GTTCGTGTGGAAATTAATCCGAAAGGAAAATTCAGAGCTCGAAAGTTGAACTACGTGCAACCGTCCCAAGTGATTCAAGTGCCCTATCCGTTAAAATTGAAGGCGGTTACCCGATTCAAGTATTTCCAAACTAGAGAACAGTGGAAAATCACCGATTTCCTATTCAGTCCAATGGTACTGATGATGATCTTACCGTTGCTGCTGATGCTTATTCTACCACGTATGATGAGCGATCCggaaacaaagaaagaaatggaaaatctgAATATCAACAAAATGACGAGCGAAATGCCTGAAATTAGTGAGATGATCACATCGTGGTTCTCTGGCGGTGCACCAAAGAAAGATGACAAAGCGAAGACTGTGtcgaaaaccaacaaaaaacgtAATTGA